A genomic window from Micromonospora ferruginea includes:
- a CDS encoding MerR family transcriptional regulator: MDGDERYEIGELARRTGVPVKTIRFWSDRGIVPPTDRGPTGHRRWAPAAVARVDLVRTLRELGVDLATVRRVVALEVTLPQVAATHADALAAQIRVLRSRRAALTLIARRGSTPAQAELLHRLAGLAARERRRLVSEFLDATFAGLADPGFAGIRRSLTPDLPDDADDHRIEAWVELAELALDPGFRADLRRLAEQHAADREGVAGVRRDAVALVRAEVAPALAGGVDPVSPRADPVLARATARYAGLCGRPDDAGLRRRLLDRLEAAHDPRRERYEHLLGVVNGWPPVESLAPVLDWAIRALRARPAGG, encoded by the coding sequence ATGGACGGTGACGAGCGTTACGAGATCGGCGAGTTGGCCCGGCGGACCGGCGTGCCGGTGAAGACCATCCGCTTCTGGTCCGACCGGGGCATCGTGCCGCCCACCGACCGTGGTCCGACCGGTCACCGTCGCTGGGCCCCGGCGGCGGTGGCCCGGGTCGACCTGGTGCGCACGCTGCGCGAGCTGGGCGTGGACCTGGCCACGGTGCGCCGGGTGGTGGCGCTGGAGGTCACCCTGCCGCAGGTGGCCGCGACGCACGCGGACGCGCTGGCCGCCCAGATCCGGGTGCTGCGGTCGCGCCGCGCGGCCCTGACCCTGATCGCCCGGCGCGGGTCCACCCCGGCCCAGGCCGAGCTGCTGCACCGGCTGGCCGGCCTGGCCGCGCGGGAGCGCCGGCGGCTGGTCAGCGAGTTCCTCGACGCCACCTTTGCCGGCCTCGCCGACCCCGGGTTCGCGGGCATCCGCCGCTCACTCACCCCGGACCTGCCCGACGACGCCGACGACCACCGGATCGAGGCGTGGGTGGAACTGGCCGAGCTGGCGCTGGACCCGGGCTTCCGGGCCGACCTGCGCCGGCTCGCCGAGCAACACGCGGCCGACCGGGAGGGCGTCGCGGGCGTACGCCGGGACGCGGTCGCCCTGGTCCGGGCGGAGGTGGCCCCGGCGCTGGCCGGCGGCGTGGACCCGGTCTCGCCCCGCGCCGATCCGGTCCTGGCCCGGGCCACGGCCCGCTACGCCGGGCTGTGCGGCCGGCCGGACGACGCCGGGCTGCGGCGGCGGCTGCTCGACCGGCTGGAGGCGGCGCACGATCCCCGGCGGGAGCGGTACGAGCACCTGCTCGGCGTGGTGAACGGGTGGCCGCCGGTCGAGAGCCTGGCGCCGGTGCTGGACTGGGCGATCCGGGCGTTGCGCGCCCGACCGGCCGGCGGGTGA
- a CDS encoding cytidine deaminase family protein, whose amino-acid sequence MIMRDTDRALVQAATAVAKLRCRSDNHTVAAAVRSTDGRVFSGVNVYHFTGGPCAEVVALGAAATQGAGELEAIVAVGDRGRGVIPPCGRCRQVLLDYFPSIRVIVGPPDGLRAVPVSDLLPETYVWSDHQVEVPAGPRTGVWPQPVVPGSRLSAED is encoded by the coding sequence ATGATCATGCGGGACACCGACCGGGCGCTCGTGCAGGCCGCCACCGCCGTCGCCAAGCTCCGCTGTCGCAGCGACAACCACACCGTCGCCGCCGCCGTGCGCAGCACCGACGGGCGGGTGTTCAGCGGCGTGAACGTCTACCACTTCACCGGCGGCCCGTGCGCCGAGGTGGTGGCGCTCGGCGCGGCCGCCACCCAGGGCGCCGGGGAGCTGGAGGCGATCGTCGCGGTGGGGGACCGGGGCCGGGGGGTCATCCCGCCGTGCGGGCGCTGCCGCCAGGTGCTGCTCGACTACTTCCCGTCCATCCGGGTGATCGTCGGGCCGCCGGACGGGTTGCGCGCGGTGCCGGTGTCCGACCTGCTGCCGGAGACGTACGTCTGGTCGGACCACCAGGTCGAGGTGCCGGCCGGCCCGCGTACCGGGGTGTGGCCGCAGCCGGTGGTGCCGGGCAGCCGCCTGTCGGCGGAGGACTGA